In Parasphingorhabdus halotolerans, a single window of DNA contains:
- a CDS encoding O-acetylhomoserine aminocarboxypropyltransferase produces the protein MTDHPTPRLETMAVHAGTEPDPTTNARITPIYQTASYVFDSVEHAADLFNLDAVGNIYTRIMNPTNGALEGKIAAMEGGVAALAVASGHAAQLLVFHVLMDPGAHIVAAKKLYGGSLNQLGHSFKKFGWNVIFVDADDLDAVYAAITDDTRCVFIESLANPGGVVQDIAEIADIAHAAGIPLIVDNTMASPALCRPIEHGADIVVESGTKFLGGHGNSIAGLIIDSGKFDWTQSDKFAFLNQPNASYHGKVFTDAFGPAAFILAARALSLRDLGPALAPMNAFNILTGMETLALRMERHCDNALALAKWLQAREEVSWVSYAGLPDSDYHALAQKYLGGKGGAVFTFGLKGGFEAGTKLVSAVNLFSHLANIGDTRSLIIHPASTTHSQLSEAELVEAGAGPDVVRVSVGIEHIDDIIADMSQAFESL, from the coding sequence ATGACCGATCACCCAACACCCCGTCTCGAGACAATGGCTGTCCACGCAGGCACCGAGCCGGACCCCACCACCAATGCGCGGATCACGCCGATTTACCAGACCGCCTCCTATGTTTTTGACAGCGTCGAGCATGCCGCCGATCTGTTCAATCTCGACGCGGTTGGTAACATCTACACACGCATCATGAACCCGACTAATGGCGCGCTGGAGGGGAAGATTGCGGCGATGGAGGGCGGTGTGGCGGCGCTGGCGGTGGCTTCGGGTCATGCCGCGCAATTGCTGGTGTTCCATGTGCTGATGGACCCCGGCGCGCATATTGTGGCGGCGAAGAAACTCTATGGCGGCTCGCTCAACCAGCTTGGTCATAGCTTCAAGAAATTCGGTTGGAACGTCATCTTTGTCGATGCGGATGATCTGGACGCGGTGTACGCTGCGATTACCGACGATACGCGCTGTGTATTTATCGAAAGCCTAGCCAATCCCGGCGGCGTGGTGCAGGATATCGCCGAGATTGCCGATATTGCCCATGCGGCGGGCATTCCGCTAATCGTCGATAACACGATGGCCTCCCCTGCTTTGTGCCGCCCGATCGAACATGGCGCGGATATTGTGGTCGAAAGCGGCACGAAGTTTCTGGGCGGGCATGGTAACTCGATAGCTGGCTTGATCATCGACAGCGGCAAGTTTGACTGGACGCAGAGCGACAAGTTTGCCTTCCTCAACCAGCCCAACGCATCCTATCACGGCAAAGTCTTTACCGACGCTTTTGGTCCGGCGGCATTTATCTTGGCGGCGCGCGCGCTGTCCCTGCGCGACCTTGGCCCGGCGCTGGCCCCGATGAATGCGTTTAACATATTGACCGGCATGGAAACGCTGGCGCTGCGGATGGAGCGGCATTGCGACAATGCGCTGGCGCTGGCGAAATGGCTGCAGGCGCGCGAGGAAGTAAGCTGGGTGTCCTATGCCGGGCTGCCGGATAGTGACTATCACGCGCTGGCGCAGAAATATCTTGGCGGTAAAGGCGGCGCGGTGTTTACCTTTGGCTTGAAGGGTGGATTTGAGGCAGGGACAAAACTGGTCTCGGCGGTAAACCTGTTCAGTCATCTGGCGAATATCGGCGATACGCGGTCCTTGATCATTCATCCGGCTTCGACGACGCATAGCCAGTTGTCGGAAGCGGAGTTGGTTGAGGCTGGAGCAGGACCCGATGTGGTGCGCGTGTCTGTCGGGATTGAACATATTGATGATATTATTGCCGATATGAGCCAAGCTTTTGAGTCTTTGTAG